Proteins encoded together in one Chitinophaga varians window:
- a CDS encoding translocation/assembly module TamB domain-containing protein gives MTEPAETEIKHRRPWWRWLLWIIVAVLLLPVMAVLLLQLDGVQNYLRLQGESYLQKKLKTKVQIGYLRARGWKYLELRNVFVADTSHQALLYSGSLKVRYNLLAFINNELQIDKLEWDTLLVNVYRHKGDSAFNFQFAVDAFVSPGKKPDTIAPATGTTIQFRIKDVSLRHVKVSFDDQTGGMHAVATWDTLHADPDELIPDDGIYAFRGVELAGLKGFFHQQYIPSPNKGTAPPTPTPDTNAVGLHLLLKQLRIKESNFTYSSDGIGITTGWKIGDLTLRNSNLDQDSTRIQVGDLSIHRTTGILAMVPGKDTTPAAPDTAPNTWQVFATQVNLDKLAMRYDNGGPAPKAAGPDPNYNHLFLSNINSAISNIRYTPDSIQASLKSLAARDWSGFTLRKANMDVTFTPKSLELRNFFVQTGKSVFRKHIAITVPSWSGIADHMDQMGIDANLDSVQVALAEWLPFVPDARKNKSFAPLWNKELTLSAILKGNLGLLNIKQLYVNDHQGNLIKTANGQVEHATDADRFNANLPELYIQTGNKALRSWLPAGTLPDTPRLPENMLITGLFKGGMKNILAQLQLKSDYANATVNAKLINITDSVRSAYDVNVPYFRVHPGIMLYDTTYGWMSGHLTATGQGYTLKQMAAQAAVTLNEATYNHYTYHDVNVNANIRKGVFEANGESADTSLNTRFAINGTLSDTALQTLKANIEIARADLFATHWHNEPMTLKGNVDADFSSLEPQRLEGTALLTGWQVQMQDQVIPLDTLALTAHYTDQQYLVLKSPFGPVTAQGRMDYTKIGNAFSQIIMKPLMPADSGRIVVVPPGQYLEFAAALQVPHNLEPLVPGIRMEMPVDIAGRLNSDSSLLFVKANQPKVNYDSIQVDSLRLYARIVDTTLQAYVSIADMKHPTFPLFHTVLSAQANTGVVDFGLLMDDPKRKPKYRLGGIFTFLPDNVMQLVLKPDLLLNKQAWTVAENNIFRIKNGAPDTANIKLSHGDQSIQVNTLADTSGVPALQAKVSNFQLATITGMLATDTLLANGLLNADATVHNWKTQPLVHAKLKVDSLSVKTSPLGTLNATVDNTAPGAYKLDATLKGDNNDVTIAGTYDSTINAHIDLANLEMSSLEPFTMGSVTHMYGNATGKFDISGTPSQPAVKGNMHFNNAGGVVSFIGSNLHLPDEDIVIDDKGILINNLVVADSLNNEMVVNGRINTSDFIKYGFNLTINADNFMALGKQQNQDQWIYGPAFIDSKVTVRGSLDLPRVDANVKLRDKSSVTVVLPQDEPGIADREGVVEFIDRDHPIDSALLAKRDSLKYSNPRLKGIFFSGNVEITPESVLKIVIDKDNGDYVQAKGTANLNATLDPSSKMSITGRYEISEGKYEMSLNQLIKRSFDIQKGSFISFNGDAMAADLDITAKYTVNAPAIDLLQDQLGGMSAEQRNTYRQRIPFEVYLKIKGNLKKPDISFLLDMPERERNTFNGMPYNRIKQINQVPSELNKQVMGLLVLNTFIPDDPMSTLDAGGNAVGQAARNSVSKILSQQLNNLAGNLIKGVDLNFDLQSKEDYSSGSAQETTNLNIGASKKLFNDRLTVSVGSNIMLTGNTQNASSLVGDISIEYKLSRDGRYRLRVYQRNDNQTVIQGQYTETGVAFMLVMDYDEFREILQRSKRESRAQRLRDKKAQKQATQNESNKNK, from the coding sequence ACAGGCGCCCGTGGTGGCGGTGGCTTTTATGGATCATTGTTGCGGTGCTTCTTTTGCCCGTGATGGCGGTGTTATTATTACAGCTGGACGGTGTACAGAATTATCTGCGGCTGCAAGGCGAAAGCTATCTGCAGAAAAAACTCAAGACCAAAGTACAAATTGGTTATCTCAGGGCCAGAGGATGGAAATACCTCGAACTGAGAAATGTATTTGTGGCCGATACCTCCCATCAGGCGCTGCTGTACTCCGGTTCCCTGAAAGTGCGTTATAACCTGCTGGCCTTTATTAACAATGAACTACAGATCGATAAACTGGAATGGGATACCCTGCTGGTAAATGTTTACCGGCATAAAGGAGACAGCGCCTTCAACTTTCAGTTTGCGGTAGATGCTTTTGTTTCTCCCGGTAAGAAACCCGACACAATTGCACCTGCTACCGGCACTACTATCCAGTTCCGTATCAAAGATGTTTCCCTCCGGCATGTTAAGGTCAGTTTCGATGACCAGACCGGTGGCATGCATGCTGTAGCTACCTGGGACACCCTTCATGCCGATCCGGACGAGCTGATTCCCGATGATGGCATTTATGCATTCAGAGGGGTGGAACTGGCCGGCCTGAAAGGCTTTTTCCATCAACAATATATTCCGTCGCCGAACAAAGGCACCGCTCCGCCGACACCAACGCCGGACACCAACGCCGTAGGACTTCACCTGCTCCTTAAACAGCTTCGCATTAAAGAAAGTAATTTCACCTACAGCAGCGATGGCATCGGCATTACCACCGGCTGGAAAATCGGGGACCTCACGCTGCGCAACAGTAACCTGGACCAGGATTCCACCCGCATACAGGTAGGCGATCTTTCCATTCACCGTACCACCGGCATATTGGCCATGGTACCCGGAAAAGATACCACGCCGGCAGCACCGGACACGGCGCCCAATACCTGGCAGGTGTTTGCCACGCAGGTCAATCTCGATAAACTGGCCATGCGGTACGATAACGGCGGTCCGGCCCCCAAAGCTGCCGGCCCTGATCCCAACTACAACCACCTGTTCCTTTCCAATATCAATTCCGCTATCAGCAATATCCGTTATACGCCGGACAGCATACAAGCCAGTTTAAAAAGCCTTGCCGCCCGCGACTGGTCAGGGTTCACTCTCCGGAAAGCGAACATGGACGTGACCTTCACGCCTAAAAGCCTGGAGCTGCGGAACTTTTTTGTGCAAACCGGCAAGAGCGTTTTCCGGAAACATATAGCCATTACCGTTCCTTCCTGGTCTGGTATTGCAGACCACATGGACCAGATGGGTATTGATGCCAACCTGGATTCTGTGCAGGTAGCCCTTGCAGAATGGCTGCCCTTTGTACCGGATGCACGCAAAAACAAATCTTTTGCCCCGCTGTGGAACAAGGAACTAACGTTATCGGCTATATTAAAAGGCAACCTTGGCCTGTTGAATATCAAGCAGCTGTATGTAAATGACCACCAGGGCAACCTGATCAAAACCGCCAATGGCCAGGTAGAACATGCGACCGACGCAGACCGGTTCAACGCCAATCTGCCAGAGCTCTATATCCAGACCGGCAACAAGGCGCTGCGCTCATGGCTGCCTGCCGGCACGCTGCCCGATACACCCAGACTGCCGGAAAATATGCTGATCACCGGCCTGTTTAAAGGCGGTATGAAAAATATACTGGCACAGCTGCAACTGAAAAGCGACTATGCCAACGCCACTGTCAACGCAAAGCTGATCAATATCACCGACAGCGTCCGCAGCGCCTACGACGTGAATGTCCCATACTTCCGGGTACATCCGGGCATCATGCTCTACGACACCACCTACGGATGGATGAGCGGCCATCTCACAGCTACCGGTCAGGGATATACGCTGAAACAAATGGCAGCCCAGGCGGCAGTTACCCTGAACGAAGCCACCTATAACCATTATACGTACCACGATGTAAACGTGAACGCCAACATCCGCAAAGGTGTATTTGAAGCCAACGGCGAAAGTGCCGATACCAGCCTGAATACCCGCTTTGCCATTAACGGCACGCTCAGCGATACCGCGCTGCAAACCCTGAAAGCCAATATTGAAATTGCACGGGCCGACCTGTTCGCCACACACTGGCACAACGAACCAATGACCCTCAAAGGCAATGTAGATGCTGACTTCAGCAGCCTTGAACCACAGCGGCTGGAAGGCACCGCATTGCTCACCGGCTGGCAGGTGCAGATGCAGGACCAGGTCATCCCCCTGGATACTCTGGCACTTACCGCTCACTATACAGACCAGCAATATCTGGTGCTGAAAAGCCCGTTTGGCCCGGTTACAGCACAGGGGCGTATGGATTACACAAAAATCGGCAACGCCTTCAGCCAGATCATCATGAAACCGCTGATGCCCGCCGACTCCGGGCGTATTGTAGTGGTCCCTCCCGGACAATATCTTGAATTTGCCGCCGCCCTGCAGGTGCCTCATAACCTGGAGCCGCTGGTTCCCGGCATTCGCATGGAAATGCCGGTTGACATCGCCGGCCGTCTCAACAGCGACAGCAGCCTGCTGTTCGTAAAAGCCAACCAGCCTAAAGTCAACTATGACTCGATACAGGTAGACAGCCTGCGCTTATATGCCCGTATCGTAGATACCACCCTGCAGGCATATGTGTCTATCGCAGACATGAAACACCCTACGTTCCCACTTTTCCATACGGTATTATCAGCACAGGCCAATACCGGCGTGGTGGACTTTGGACTGTTGATGGACGATCCGAAAAGAAAACCCAAATACCGGCTTGGCGGTATCTTTACTTTCCTGCCGGACAATGTGATGCAGCTGGTACTCAAACCGGACCTGCTGCTGAATAAACAAGCGTGGACCGTAGCGGAAAACAATATTTTCCGCATTAAAAACGGTGCTCCCGATACTGCAAATATCAAACTGTCGCATGGCGACCAGTCCATACAGGTCAATACCCTGGCAGATACTTCCGGCGTGCCGGCCCTTCAGGCAAAAGTCAGCAACTTCCAGCTGGCCACCATCACCGGCATGCTGGCCACAGATACCCTGCTCGCCAACGGCCTGCTGAACGCAGACGCCACAGTGCACAACTGGAAGACACAGCCTCTGGTACATGCCAAACTGAAGGTGGACAGCCTCTCTGTAAAAACCTCTCCGCTTGGTACGCTCAATGCTACCGTAGACAACACGGCACCCGGCGCCTATAAGCTGGACGCCACCCTGAAAGGCGATAATAATGATGTTACTATTGCCGGTACCTATGACAGCACCATTAACGCACACATAGACCTCGCCAACCTGGAAATGTCTTCTCTCGAACCATTTACCATGGGCAGTGTCACACATATGTACGGCAACGCCACCGGTAAATTCGATATCTCCGGCACGCCCAGCCAGCCGGCCGTAAAAGGCAATATGCACTTTAATAATGCCGGCGGCGTGGTCAGTTTCATCGGCAGCAACCTCCACCTGCCTGATGAAGATATCGTGATCGATGACAAAGGCATCCTGATTAATAACCTTGTAGTGGCCGACAGCCTTAACAATGAGATGGTGGTGAACGGCCGTATCAATACCTCAGACTTTATCAAATACGGCTTCAATCTGACCATCAACGCCGATAACTTTATGGCGCTTGGCAAACAACAAAACCAGGACCAGTGGATCTATGGCCCCGCCTTTATAGATAGTAAAGTCACCGTTCGCGGTTCACTCGATCTTCCCCGTGTAGACGCCAACGTGAAGCTCCGGGACAAATCCAGCGTTACGGTTGTATTGCCACAAGATGAACCCGGCATCGCCGACAGGGAAGGCGTAGTGGAATTCATCGACCGCGATCATCCTATCGACAGCGCCTTGCTGGCGAAACGCGACAGCCTCAAATACAGCAACCCGCGGCTCAAAGGCATCTTCTTCTCCGGCAACGTCGAAATCACACCGGAATCAGTATTAAAAATTGTTATCGATAAAGACAACGGCGACTACGTACAGGCCAAAGGCACCGCCAACCTGAACGCTACGCTGGACCCCAGCAGCAAAATGAGCATCACCGGCCGCTATGAAATATCGGAAGGTAAATATGAAATGTCGCTCAATCAACTGATCAAACGCTCTTTTGATATTCAGAAAGGCAGCTTCATCTCCTTCAATGGTGATGCTATGGCCGCCGACCTCGATATCACGGCCAAATATACCGTTAACGCTCCCGCCATCGACCTTCTTCAGGACCAGCTGGGCGGCATGAGCGCTGAACAGCGGAATACCTACAGACAACGTATCCCGTTTGAAGTGTACCTTAAAATCAAAGGCAACCTGAAGAAACCGGACATCAGCTTCCTGCTGGACATGCCCGAAAGGGAAAGAAATACCTTCAACGGTATGCCTTATAACCGCATTAAACAAATCAACCAGGTGCCTTCTGAGCTGAACAAGCAGGTGATGGGCCTCCTGGTACTGAATACCTTTATCCCCGACGATCCCATGTCCACACTGGACGCCGGCGGCAACGCCGTAGGACAGGCTGCCCGTAACAGCGTGAGCAAGATACTTTCCCAACAGCTGAACAATCTGGCGGGAAACCTGATTAAAGGAGTAGACCTCAACTTCGACCTGCAAAGCAAGGAAGATTATTCCTCCGGATCAGCACAGGAAACCACCAATCTCAATATTGGCGCTTCCAAAAAACTGTTTAATGATCGTTTAACCGTTTCCGTTGGCTCCAATATCATGCTCACCGGCAACACACAAAACGCCAGCTCACTCGTTGGGGACATCTCCATCGAATACAAATTAAGCCGTGATGGCAGGTATCGTCTCAGGGTATACCAGCGTAACGATAACCAGACCGTTATCCAGGGCCAATACACGGAAACAGGCGTAGCCTTTATGCTGGTAATGGACTATGATGAATTCAGAGAGATACTGCAGCGGTCCAAAAGAGAATCCAGAGCACAACGACTGCGCGATAAAAAAGCCCAAAAGCAGGCTACGCAAAATGAATCAAACAAAAACAAGTAA